A single region of the Roseivivax sp. THAF197b genome encodes:
- a CDS encoding 6,7-dimethyl-8-ribityllumazine synthase: MAMNETHYTIPRGQVDKPTKVLIVVAPYYRDVADQLIAGARAEIEAWGAEHDLIEVPGALEVPTAIGMAERMSNFDAYVALGCVIRGETTHYETVCNDSSRGITLLGLQGLCIGNGILTVENKAQADARADAEGQNKGGGAAAAALHLLGLARKWGASRKGVGFVPQRDEYQVAGDTKGTPKA; encoded by the coding sequence ATGGCCATGAACGAGACGCATTACACCATCCCGCGCGGACAGGTCGACAAGCCCACCAAGGTGCTGATCGTCGTGGCGCCCTATTACCGGGACGTGGCCGACCAGTTGATCGCAGGCGCGCGCGCCGAGATCGAAGCCTGGGGGGCGGAGCACGACCTGATCGAGGTGCCGGGCGCGCTGGAAGTGCCGACCGCGATCGGCATGGCCGAACGCATGTCCAACTTCGACGCCTATGTGGCGCTCGGTTGTGTCATCCGGGGCGAGACCACGCATTACGAGACCGTGTGCAACGACAGCTCGCGCGGGATCACGCTTCTGGGCCTGCAGGGGCTGTGCATCGGCAACGGCATCCTGACCGTCGAGAACAAGGCGCAGGCGGATGCGCGGGCCGACGCCGAGGGGCAGAACAAGGGCGGGGGGGCTGCCGCGGCGGCCTTGCATCTTCTGGGCCTCGCTCGTAAGTGGGGCGCTTCGCGCAAGGGCGTGGGCTTCGTGCCCCAGCGCGACGAATACCAAGTTGCAGGCGACACCAAGGGCACGCCCAAAGCATGA
- a CDS encoding DUF6476 family protein, whose translation MDGPSQPDPVPGGDIRFLKILVTTLTATMIAGLLVIIALFVIRFREPAPMALPDALDLPAGATALSVTAMTDRIIVVTDQDTVLVFAPDGTLRQSAILTPAE comes from the coding sequence ATGGATGGCCCCTCTCAACCCGATCCGGTGCCGGGCGGCGATATCCGGTTTCTCAAGATATTGGTCACGACACTGACCGCGACGATGATCGCGGGCCTTCTAGTCATCATTGCGCTCTTTGTCATCCGCTTCCGCGAACCGGCCCCCATGGCCCTGCCCGACGCGCTGGACTTGCCCGCAGGCGCCACGGCACTGTCCGTCACGGCGATGACCGACCGGATCATCGTGGTCACCGATCAGGATACGGTTCTCGTCTTCGCGCCGGACGGGACCTTGCGCCAAAGCGCGATTCTGACGCCCGCGGAGTGA
- a CDS encoding YeiH family protein, translating to MTEPDDITAEIGGEAGLRAKARVVFPGLLVAAIIALASQFVAEHYGAPAMLLALLFGVALNFLGSEAKSRPGIDFGSREVLRLGVVLLGVRISAEMLNVLGWEIILLVMAGTVVTISFGMLTAPLFGFRHRFAFLSAGAVAICGASAAMAIAAILPRDERSEERLIFTVVGVTLLSTVAMILYPILAESLGLDTKTTGIFIGATVHDVAQVVGAGFSVSQETGDVATLVKLLRVLMLAPVVLVATLVIRSVIGAEETGGTRPPLVPGFVLGFIALATLGSFGLLPGFVITVASEASRWLLLMAIGSVGMKTLPKDILNVGTSAAVFLVAQTMFLALFILIGLWLLAGFPAV from the coding sequence ATGACGGAACCTGACGACATCACGGCGGAGATCGGCGGGGAAGCCGGACTGCGCGCCAAGGCGCGCGTGGTCTTCCCAGGCCTCTTGGTCGCGGCTATCATCGCGCTCGCCAGCCAGTTCGTGGCCGAGCATTACGGCGCACCCGCGATGCTTCTGGCCCTCCTGTTCGGTGTGGCGCTGAATTTCCTGGGCTCCGAAGCCAAAAGCCGCCCGGGCATCGATTTCGGCTCCCGCGAGGTTCTGCGGCTGGGCGTGGTGCTTCTGGGCGTGCGCATCAGCGCCGAGATGCTGAACGTCCTCGGCTGGGAGATCATCCTGTTGGTGATGGCCGGGACCGTCGTGACCATTTCCTTCGGGATGCTGACCGCGCCGCTTTTCGGCTTTCGTCACCGCTTTGCCTTTCTGTCTGCAGGCGCTGTTGCGATCTGCGGCGCATCGGCGGCCATGGCCATCGCGGCCATCCTGCCCCGCGACGAGCGGTCGGAGGAACGGCTGATCTTCACGGTGGTCGGGGTCACGCTGCTGTCGACCGTGGCGATGATCCTCTACCCGATCCTCGCCGAAAGCCTCGGTCTCGACACCAAGACCACGGGCATCTTCATCGGGGCGACGGTGCATGATGTGGCGCAGGTCGTGGGTGCGGGCTTCTCGGTCAGTCAGGAAACGGGGGACGTCGCCACCCTGGTGAAACTCCTGCGGGTTCTCATGCTGGCGCCGGTCGTACTCGTGGCGACGCTCGTGATCCGGTCCGTCATCGGCGCGGAGGAGACAGGCGGGACGCGGCCGCCGCTGGTGCCCGGGTTCGTGCTGGGCTTCATTGCGCTTGCGACGCTGGGATCGTTCGGGCTGCTGCCTGGCTTCGTGATCACGGTTGCGTCCGAGGCGTCGCGCTGGCTGTTGCTGATGGCGATCGGATCGGTGGGCATGAAGACCTTGCCCAAGGACATCCTGAACGTGGGCACATCGGCGGCGGTGTTCCTTGTGGCGCAGACGATGTTTCTTGCGCTGTTCATCCTGATCGGTCTGTGGCTGCTCGCGGGGTTTCCGGCTGTCTGA
- the rpoH gene encoding RNA polymerase sigma factor RpoH, which yields MSNYGNLPAPSPEAGLSRYLQEIRKFPLLEPEEEYMLAKRWVEDEDTEAAHKMVTSHLRLAAKIAMGYRGYGLPQAEVISEANVGLMQAVKRFDPEKGFRLATYAMWWIRAAIQEYILRSWSLVKLGTTSAQKKLFFNLRKAKSRIGALEDGDLRPEHVQRIATDLGVTEDEVISMNRRMSGGDASLNAQVGQEDDGAMQWQDWLEDEDADQASDYEAKDELDTRRALLTEAMDVLNDREKDILVKRRLAEKPMTLEDLSGEYDVSRERIRQIEVRAFEKLQKRMTELAKEQGLLSNA from the coding sequence ATGAGTAATTATGGAAACCTTCCGGCGCCATCACCCGAAGCGGGGCTGAGCCGGTACCTGCAGGAAATCCGGAAATTCCCGCTCCTGGAGCCGGAAGAGGAATACATGCTGGCCAAGCGCTGGGTCGAGGATGAGGATACCGAGGCCGCGCACAAGATGGTCACGTCGCATCTGCGTCTCGCCGCCAAGATCGCCATGGGCTATCGCGGCTACGGCCTGCCGCAGGCCGAGGTCATCTCCGAGGCGAATGTGGGCCTGATGCAGGCCGTGAAGCGCTTCGATCCGGAAAAGGGCTTCCGCCTTGCCACCTACGCGATGTGGTGGATCCGCGCCGCCATCCAGGAATACATCCTGCGGTCCTGGAGCCTTGTGAAGCTTGGCACCACGTCGGCCCAGAAAAAGCTGTTCTTCAACCTGCGCAAGGCGAAAAGCCGGATCGGCGCGCTTGAAGACGGCGATCTGCGGCCCGAGCACGTGCAGCGGATCGCGACCGATCTCGGCGTGACCGAGGACGAGGTCATCTCGATGAACCGGCGCATGTCGGGGGGGGATGCGTCCCTCAATGCTCAGGTCGGTCAGGAAGACGACGGCGCGATGCAGTGGCAGGACTGGCTGGAGGACGAGGACGCCGACCAGGCCAGCGACTACGAGGCCAAGGACGAGCTGGATACGCGCCGCGCACTTCTGACCGAAGCAATGGATGTGCTGAACGACCGGGAAAAGGACATCCTCGTGAAGCGTCGTCTGGCAGAAAAGCCGATGACCTTGGAGGATCTGAGCGGCGAATACGATGTCAGCCGCGAACGGATCCGGCAGATCGAGGTCCGCGCTTTCGAGAAGCTGCAGAAACGGATGACGGAATTGGCGAAGGAGCAAGGGCTACTGTCCAACGCCTGA
- a CDS encoding DUF6324 family protein: MGINDERDIEANLQIGPTDQGMVRLFVTADGLEIPMDFSPDEAEDIAEEIRAAVQAAQKLSSKTKR, encoded by the coding sequence ATGGGTATCAACGACGAACGCGACATCGAGGCCAATCTTCAGATCGGCCCCACCGATCAGGGGATGGTGCGCCTGTTCGTGACCGCCGACGGGTTGGAAATTCCGATGGATTTCTCGCCCGACGAGGCCGAGGACATCGCAGAGGAAATCCGCGCCGCCGTGCAGGCCGCGCAGAAACTCAGTTCCAAGACAAAGCGCTGA
- a CDS encoding RluA family pseudouridine synthase translates to MRVTTYRFAIGPNPPSRLDKALARDVPESAALSRTRLAALLGEGAVRINGSVASDPKAKIAEGAEVEIDVAEAAEVDIRPEAIPLDILFEDPDLIVVHKPAGMVVHPAPGTPGGTLVNALLHHFGDDLSGIGGEKRPGIVHRIDKDTSGLLVVAKSDRAHHGLARQFEAHSVERRYLALCYGVPDTGDPRLRGVRGVSFEPGAVMKITTGLARHKTDRQRQAVYFDGQGRHAITRAHLLEHFGSPPSLGLLECRLETGRTHQIRVHMAHAGFGLVGDPVYGGRRKISPKAVSEAALAAVKTFPRQALHAATLGFDHPVSGEHLSFEAPLPGDMDALLKALSVR, encoded by the coding sequence ATGCGCGTCACCACCTATCGTTTTGCGATCGGGCCGAACCCGCCTTCGCGGCTTGATAAGGCCTTGGCGCGCGATGTGCCAGAGAGCGCCGCATTGTCGCGGACCCGGCTCGCCGCCCTTCTGGGCGAGGGCGCTGTGCGCATCAACGGAAGCGTCGCATCCGATCCCAAGGCCAAGATCGCCGAGGGCGCCGAGGTCGAGATCGACGTGGCCGAAGCCGCAGAGGTCGATATCCGGCCCGAGGCCATCCCGCTCGACATCCTGTTCGAGGATCCGGACCTGATCGTCGTGCACAAACCCGCAGGCATGGTTGTGCACCCCGCACCCGGCACGCCGGGGGGCACGCTCGTCAACGCGCTCCTGCATCATTTCGGGGACGATCTGTCGGGCATCGGCGGCGAAAAGCGGCCGGGCATCGTGCACCGGATCGACAAGGATACGAGCGGGCTTCTGGTCGTGGCCAAGTCCGACCGGGCGCATCACGGCCTGGCCCGGCAATTCGAGGCCCATAGTGTCGAGCGGCGCTACCTCGCGCTGTGTTACGGCGTGCCCGATACGGGCGATCCGCGTCTGCGCGGCGTGCGCGGCGTCTCGTTCGAGCCGGGTGCCGTGATGAAGATCACCACCGGTCTTGCGCGCCACAAGACCGACCGTCAGCGTCAGGCGGTCTATTTCGACGGGCAGGGGCGGCACGCGATCACCCGCGCGCATCTTTTGGAACACTTCGGCAGCCCGCCGTCGCTCGGATTGTTGGAATGCAGGCTCGAAACCGGGCGCACGCACCAGATTCGCGTGCATATGGCGCATGCAGGATTCGGCCTTGTGGGCGATCCGGTCTATGGCGGACGCCGCAAGATCAGTCCGAAAGCCGTGTCGGAGGCCGCACTGGCCGCCGTGAAGACTTTTCCGCGTCAGGCGCTCCATGCCGCGACGCTGGGCTTCGATCACCCGGTCAGTGGCGAACACCTGTCCTTCGAGGCGCCCTTGCCCGGGGACATGGATGCGCTGCTCAAGGCTCTGTCTGTGCGCTGA
- a CDS encoding universal stress protein produces MFNHIMAPVDLAHTDQLKRALEVTADQAKHHGAKVTFVSATSTQPSALAHSPEEFRGKLANFAESQGRQNDYEAASHALVLHDQAVDLDHALLKAVDELGADLVIMASHKPSIANYFWSSNGGAIAGHSGASVMIVREP; encoded by the coding sequence ATGTTCAATCATATCATGGCCCCCGTCGATCTGGCGCATACCGATCAATTGAAGCGCGCCCTTGAGGTGACCGCCGATCAGGCCAAGCATCACGGCGCCAAGGTCACCTTTGTCTCGGCCACGTCGACCCAACCCAGCGCCCTTGCCCACAGCCCCGAGGAGTTCCGCGGAAAGCTGGCCAATTTTGCGGAAAGCCAAGGGCGTCAGAATGATTACGAGGCCGCGTCGCATGCACTTGTGTTGCACGATCAGGCCGTCGATCTGGATCATGCGCTGCTCAAGGCCGTGGACGAACTCGGGGCCGATCTGGTGATCATGGCGTCGCACAAGCCCAGCATCGCGAATTATTTCTGGTCGTCCAACGGGGGCGCGATCGCAGGGCATTCGGGCGCATCGGTGATGATCGTCCGCGAGCCCTGA
- a CDS encoding YbjN domain-containing protein: MAVSETFMSEELHPIDIVEHLAEHHDWDFDRIGEDQIAMAVEGQWRTYSVTLAWSGYDETLRLICTFEMEPPEDRVPALYEGLNRANDQCWAGSFSYWGDQKLMVYKYGLVLSGGQVAVPEQIDTMIGAAVMASERLYPAFQLMVWGNQTPAEAMQIAISEAYGTA, encoded by the coding sequence ATGGCAGTGTCCGAGACGTTTATGTCCGAAGAACTTCATCCGATCGACATCGTCGAACATCTGGCCGAGCATCACGACTGGGATTTCGACCGGATCGGTGAAGACCAGATTGCCATGGCCGTCGAGGGACAATGGCGCACCTATTCCGTCACGTTGGCCTGGTCCGGCTACGACGAGACGTTGCGCCTGATCTGCACGTTCGAGATGGAGCCGCCGGAGGATCGGGTGCCTGCGCTTTACGAAGGGCTCAATCGCGCCAACGATCAATGCTGGGCCGGCAGCTTCTCCTATTGGGGCGATCAGAAGCTGATGGTCTACAAGTACGGTCTGGTGCTGTCGGGCGGCCAGGTGGCCGTGCCCGAGCAGATCGACACGATGATCGGCGCCGCAGTCATGGCGTCCGAACGGCTCTATCCGGCCTTTCAGCTGATGGTCTGGGGCAACCAAACACCCGCCGAGGCGATGCAGATCGCCATCTCCGAGGCGTACGGCACGGCCTGA
- a CDS encoding Gfo/Idh/MocA family protein produces MSRHVRWGILGAAKFAREHMGPALHAARGGELAALATSSAEKAAPFAAFAPGLRVHDSYDALLADPEIDAVYIPLPNALHVDWTFKALDAGKHVFCEKPLALRAEDFDAVIAKRDTTGLLAAEAYMIVHHPQWQRAKALLKEGAIGPLQEVTAQFSFFNDDTHNIRNQSEMGGGALPDIGVYIFGGARFVTGEEPEVILSSDIDWAHEVDTRAHVTARFPTFHYSGYVSTRMAPYQRVTFHGETGVMTLQTPFNAQVFGEAVIELELGGGVRRQERFPAANHYVLQNEAFNRSVLEGAAYPCPLEFSRGTQAMIDMVYAKAR; encoded by the coding sequence ATGAGCCGTCATGTCCGATGGGGTATTCTGGGGGCCGCGAAATTCGCGCGCGAACATATGGGGCCCGCGCTTCATGCCGCGCGCGGCGGCGAGCTGGCGGCTCTGGCGACCTCATCGGCAGAAAAGGCGGCGCCCTTCGCCGCGTTTGCGCCGGGCCTGCGCGTACATGACAGCTATGACGCCCTTCTGGCCGATCCCGAGATCGACGCGGTCTATATTCCGCTACCGAACGCGTTGCATGTGGATTGGACGTTTAAGGCGCTCGATGCAGGCAAGCACGTGTTCTGTGAAAAACCGCTCGCGCTGCGCGCGGAGGATTTCGATGCCGTGATCGCCAAGCGCGACACGACCGGGCTTCTGGCCGCGGAGGCCTACATGATCGTGCACCACCCGCAATGGCAGCGGGCAAAGGCGCTTCTGAAGGAGGGCGCCATCGGGCCATTGCAGGAGGTCACCGCACAATTTTCCTTCTTCAACGATGATACGCACAACATCCGCAACCAGTCGGAGATGGGCGGCGGCGCGCTGCCCGATATCGGTGTCTATATCTTCGGCGGGGCGCGATTCGTGACGGGCGAGGAGCCGGAGGTCATCTTGTCCTCGGATATCGACTGGGCGCACGAGGTCGATACCCGCGCGCATGTCACGGCGCGATTCCCGACTTTTCACTATTCGGGCTACGTCTCGACCCGGATGGCGCCCTATCAGCGCGTGACCTTCCATGGCGAGACCGGCGTGATGACGCTGCAAACGCCGTTCAATGCGCAGGTCTTCGGCGAGGCGGTGATCGAGCTGGAACTGGGCGGTGGGGTGCGGCGGCAGGAGCGATTCCCGGCGGCCAATCACTACGTTTTGCAGAACGAGGCGTTCAATCGGTCGGTGCTGGAGGGGGCGGCCTATCCCTGTCCGCTGGAATTCTCCCGCGGCACGCAGGCCATGATCGACATGGTCTACGCGAAGGCCCGATGA
- a CDS encoding GNAT family N-acetyltransferase has product MVITLRAFTSADLEWVCDCHGTLYAQAEGFDDSFGALVRQILTDFVAEHDADFERGFIAVDGEGRRLGSIFCVRHDAETAKLRLFLLVPEARGRGIGRQLLEACTDYARDCGYRRMTLWTHESHRAACALYARSGWSLLGSKDVVSFGQPLVEQHWERPL; this is encoded by the coding sequence ATGGTTATCACGTTGCGCGCTTTCACGAGCGCCGATCTCGAATGGGTATGCGACTGTCACGGCACGCTCTACGCGCAGGCGGAAGGGTTCGATGACAGCTTCGGCGCGCTGGTGCGGCAGATCCTCACGGATTTCGTGGCCGAACACGACGCGGACTTCGAACGCGGCTTCATTGCCGTGGATGGCGAGGGCAGGCGGCTGGGATCGATCTTCTGCGTGCGCCACGATGCCGAGACCGCGAAACTGCGCTTGTTCCTGCTGGTGCCCGAGGCGCGTGGCCGAGGTATCGGGCGGCAGCTTCTGGAGGCCTGCACCGATTACGCGCGCGATTGCGGCTATCGCAGGATGACGCTCTGGACCCATGAAAGCCACCGGGCGGCATGTGCGCTTTATGCGCGCTCGGGCTGGTCGTTGCTGGGGTCGAAGGATGTCGTGAGTTTCGGCCAGCCGCTTGTGGAGCAGCATTGGGAAAGGCCTCTTTGA
- the proC gene encoding pyrroline-5-carboxylate reductase, whose protein sequence is MKDTQIAQRGLVLLGCGKMGSAMLEGWLNRGLPPGSVTVQDPAPSDWLQGTGVHLNTDLPDSPAIVLVAVKPQMMNDALPGLQALGNGTTMFLSVAAGVPIAKYEALMGAETPIIRAMPNTPAAVGKGITAIIGNARTTEDHYAQADLLLSAVGEVVTLEDEAQMDAVTGVSGSGPAYVFHMIECLAAAGEAEGLAPDLALSLARATVAGAGALAQETGTDPGTLRKNVTSPNGTTQAGLDVLMDAEAGLPPLMRATVKAAAARSRELGQ, encoded by the coding sequence ATGAAAGACACCCAAATCGCGCAACGCGGCCTTGTCCTTCTGGGCTGCGGCAAGATGGGCTCCGCGATGCTGGAGGGCTGGCTCAATCGCGGCCTGCCGCCCGGCAGCGTCACCGTGCAGGACCCCGCGCCGTCGGACTGGCTGCAGGGCACGGGCGTTCACCTGAACACCGACCTGCCCGACAGCCCCGCCATCGTCCTGGTCGCGGTAAAGCCGCAGATGATGAACGACGCGCTTCCGGGCCTTCAGGCGCTCGGCAACGGCACGACCATGTTCCTGTCGGTGGCCGCGGGCGTGCCCATCGCGAAATACGAGGCGCTGATGGGCGCAGAGACCCCGATCATCCGCGCCATGCCCAACACGCCCGCCGCCGTCGGAAAGGGCATCACCGCGATCATCGGCAATGCCAGAACGACCGAGGATCACTATGCCCAGGCGGACTTGCTGCTCTCGGCCGTGGGCGAGGTCGTGACACTCGAGGACGAGGCGCAGATGGATGCGGTCACCGGCGTGTCGGGCTCCGGCCCGGCCTATGTCTTTCACATGATCGAATGCCTGGCGGCCGCCGGCGAGGCCGAGGGTCTGGCCCCCGATCTCGCCTTGTCATTGGCCCGCGCGACCGTGGCAGGCGCCGGTGCCTTGGCGCAGGAAACCGGCACCGATCCCGGCACATTGCGCAAGAATGTCACGTCTCCCAATGGCACCACGCAGGCCGGGCTCGACGTCCTGATGGACGCGGAGGCAGGCCTGCCGCCCCTGATGCGCGCGACCGTCAAGGCCGCCGCCGCCCGCTCGCGCGAGTTGGGGCAATGA
- a CDS encoding MmcB family DNA repair protein has translation MSLVDLPNLMPGQLLARGVSRHLTHAHGFSCIEEFVPERGRRVDVMALGAKGEIWVVECKSSRADFMSDGKWQGYLDWCDRYFWAVDQDFPTDLLPEETGLIIADAYDAEIVRMAPEHKLAGARRNVLIRKYARHAALRLQAARDPDAGLSALSWN, from the coding sequence ATGAGTCTCGTCGATTTGCCCAACCTGATGCCCGGCCAGCTTCTGGCGCGCGGCGTGTCGCGCCATCTGACCCATGCGCATGGCTTTTCCTGCATCGAGGAATTCGTGCCGGAGCGGGGGCGCCGGGTCGATGTCATGGCGCTGGGCGCGAAGGGCGAAATCTGGGTCGTCGAATGCAAATCCTCGCGCGCCGATTTCATGTCGGACGGCAAGTGGCAGGGATATCTCGACTGGTGCGACCGCTATTTCTGGGCGGTCGATCAGGATTTCCCGACGGACCTCCTACCCGAGGAGACCGGCCTCATCATCGCGGATGCCTATGATGCGGAAATCGTGCGCATGGCGCCCGAGCACAAGCTTGCAGGGGCACGGCGCAACGTCCTGATCCGCAAATACGCGCGCCACGCTGCCTTGAGGCTGCAGGCGGCGCGCGATCCCGATGCGGGGCTCAGCGCTTTGTCTTGGAACTGA
- a CDS encoding YHS domain-containing (seleno)protein, whose product MQMNRRHILTIGAALPLAALAGTLASTGWAQDAQSVYTEGGIAIDGTDPVAYFTEGRPVAGAADITHDWRGATWRFAGVENRDAFAADPEAYAPQYGGYCAWAVAEGYTAATVPEAWRIEDGKLYLNYSQRIQKRWERDVPGNITRADANWPELAGGS is encoded by the coding sequence ATGCAGATGAACCGCAGGCACATTCTGACCATCGGGGCCGCGCTGCCCCTCGCGGCCCTTGCCGGCACGCTGGCAAGCACGGGTTGGGCGCAGGACGCTCAGAGCGTCTATACGGAAGGCGGCATCGCCATCGATGGCACCGATCCGGTGGCCTATTTCACCGAAGGCCGCCCGGTGGCGGGCGCAGCGGATATCACCCATGACTGGCGCGGGGCGACCTGGCGCTTTGCCGGCGTTGAGAACCGTGACGCCTTCGCCGCCGATCCCGAAGCCTATGCGCCGCAATATGGCGGGTATTGTGCCTGGGCGGTTGCCGAAGGGTACACGGCGGCGACCGTGCCCGAGGCGTGGCGCATCGAGGATGGCAAGCTCTATCTCAACTATTCGCAGCGCATCCAGAAAAGGTGGGAACGCGACGTGCCGGGCAATATCACGCGCGCCGATGCCAATTGGCCGGAGCTTGCGGGCGGCTCCTGA
- the ribB gene encoding 3,4-dihydroxy-2-butanone-4-phosphate synthase, with product MTDYEAPGPVEENWRDAISSVEEIIEEARNGRMFILVDHEDRENEGDLVIPAQMATPDAINFMATHGRGLICLSLTRDRIEELGLELMSSNNSSRHETAFTISIEAREGVTTGISAADRARTVAVAIDSAKGPQDIATPGHVFPLRAKDGGVLVRAGHTEAAVDISRLAGLNPSGVICEIMNEDGTMSRLPELVAFGQRHNIKIGTISDLIAYRRRNDNLVRMEKEQSVTSEFGGEWQMRVFSDSTHGDEHIALVKGDITTDAPVLVRMHALDPMLDVVGTGPAKRADEFRDAMRIVAEEGRGAVILLRDTSMKMGNTQDVSPSTLRQYGLGAQILSSLGLSKLILLTNSPTPKVVGLDAYGLEIVGTRKISELG from the coding sequence ATGACCGATTACGAAGCCCCAGGCCCCGTCGAAGAAAACTGGCGCGACGCGATCTCGTCCGTGGAGGAGATCATCGAGGAGGCGCGCAATGGCCGGATGTTCATCCTTGTCGATCACGAAGATCGCGAGAATGAAGGCGATCTTGTGATCCCGGCGCAGATGGCGACGCCCGATGCGATCAACTTCATGGCGACCCATGGGCGCGGCCTGATCTGCCTGTCGCTGACGCGCGACCGGATCGAGGAGCTGGGCCTTGAGCTGATGTCGTCGAACAATTCCTCGCGCCACGAGACGGCCTTCACCATCTCGATCGAGGCGCGCGAAGGCGTGACCACGGGCATCTCGGCCGCCGACCGTGCGCGCACAGTGGCAGTGGCCATCGACAGCGCCAAGGGGCCGCAGGATATCGCGACGCCGGGTCACGTCTTTCCGCTACGCGCGAAGGATGGCGGCGTATTGGTGCGGGCAGGCCATACCGAGGCCGCGGTCGATATCTCGCGGCTGGCGGGGCTGAACCCATCGGGCGTGATCTGCGAGATCATGAATGAAGACGGCACCATGTCGCGTCTGCCCGAGCTCGTGGCTTTCGGCCAGCGCCACAACATCAAGATCGGCACCATCTCCGACCTGATCGCCTACCGGCGGCGTAACGATAACCTCGTGCGGATGGAGAAGGAGCAGAGCGTCACCTCGGAATTCGGCGGTGAGTGGCAGATGCGGGTCTTCTCGGACAGCACCCATGGCGATGAGCACATCGCGCTGGTCAAAGGCGACATCACCACGGACGCGCCGGTTCTCGTGCGGATGCACGCGCTCGATCCGATGCTCGACGTGGTGGGCACGGGCCCCGCGAAGCGCGCGGACGAATTTCGCGATGCGATGCGCATCGTCGCCGAAGAGGGGCGCGGCGCGGTGATCCTGTTGCGCGACACCTCGATGAAGATGGGCAATACGCAGGATGTGAGCCCCTCCACGTTGCGGCAATACGGGCTTGGCGCACAGATCCTGTCCTCGCTCGGTCTGTCGAAACTGATCCTTCTGACCAATTCGCCGACGCCCAAGGTCGTGGGCCTTGATGCCTACGGGCTCGAGATCGTCGGCACCCGCAAGATATCGGAGCTGGGCTGA
- the nusB gene encoding transcription antitermination factor NusB, which translates to MARSAARLYAVQALFQMEHSEHSADRVRQEFLNFRFGAEIEEGEEMIDGDVDLFRKILDDAVNWQARIDQMTDRALVAKWPITRIDPTLRALFRAAGSELVASDVPPKIVIVEYVEIARDFYPEGKEPKFVNAVLDHIAREAKPDAF; encoded by the coding sequence ATGGCCCGCTCGGCCGCCCGGCTCTATGCCGTGCAGGCCCTGTTCCAGATGGAACACTCGGAGCATTCCGCGGACCGGGTCCGTCAGGAATTCCTGAATTTCCGCTTCGGCGCCGAGATTGAAGAGGGCGAGGAGATGATCGACGGCGATGTCGATCTCTTTCGCAAGATCCTCGACGATGCGGTGAACTGGCAGGCGCGGATCGACCAGATGACCGACCGCGCGCTTGTGGCGAAATGGCCGATCACGCGGATCGATCCCACGCTGAGAGCACTCTTTCGCGCCGCGGGCTCCGAACTGGTGGCCTCGGACGTGCCGCCCAAGATCGTGATCGTCGAATACGTGGAGATCGCGCGCGATTTCTACCCCGAGGGCAAAGAGCCGAAATTCGTCAATGCCGTGCTCGATCACATCGCCCGCGAGGCCAAGCCAGACGCGTTCTAG
- a CDS encoding VOC family protein: MLRAIDHIVLTTRDAEACIAFYTTLGCRLEQFGDGRRALHFGSQKINIHIAGQEIVPHAATPAPGALDLCFLADSPLNDVMARLKQAGLTWFEGPVPRTGATGPIRSIYLRDPDGNLIEISEPAT; the protein is encoded by the coding sequence ATGCTACGGGCCATAGATCATATCGTGCTGACCACCCGCGATGCGGAGGCCTGCATCGCCTTCTACACGACGCTGGGCTGCAGGCTTGAGCAGTTCGGCGACGGCCGCCGCGCGCTGCATTTCGGGAGCCAGAAGATCAATATCCATATTGCAGGTCAGGAAATCGTGCCCCATGCCGCGACGCCCGCGCCCGGTGCGCTCGACCTCTGCTTTCTTGCCGACAGCCCGCTCAACGACGTCATGGCGCGCTTGAAGCAAGCCGGGCTCACCTGGTTCGAAGGGCCTGTTCCGCGCACGGGCGCCACGGGACCGATCCGGTCGATCTATCTGCGCGACCCCGATGGCAACCTCATCGAGATCTCCGAACCTGCGACATAA